In Podarcis muralis chromosome 7, rPodMur119.hap1.1, whole genome shotgun sequence, the genomic stretch GTGGTGAGAATTATATAAATCTAATTATGTACACTACCAAATAGGAAAACATTATACAAATATTGCTTCCAACTactatcacacacaaaaaaaccaattTTGAGCACAAATGTTGCTGGATCTGATACTGAGTTTcagatagttcagttggttagaccagaggttttcaacctttttgagtccacggctcccttctGCGGCacacctgtggggctcaggagcccctttatgtcaccccttgccctgcagaactggcagcccctcaccccttttcaaagccCCCTGTGGAgtgttctctcagcctcctctcctctctccttgggagtcctctgggcagcagttgctctctctctctctcccccccccccatctttgagctgcccaccccctgctctaccccaaagagaggtgcctccatccactgccccacaggggcctgggaagcaccccctggccagccccagaggcaccatttgccctGAGgagcccgtggcacccctgaccattattcaAGGCACCTTGGGGTGCGGCggcagcacactggttgaaaactacagtggtacctcaggttaagtacttaattcgttccggaggtccgaaacttaacctgaaactgttcttaacctcaagcaccaccttagctaatggggcctcctgctgctgcgccgccggagcccaatttctgttcttatcctgaagcaaagttcttaacctgaagcactatttctgggttagcggagtctgtaacctgaagcgtatgtaacccgaggtaccactgtactgggttagagcatgatgccaacaaaggtccgtatagttaaagccatggttttccctgtagtgatgtatggaagtgagagctggaccataaagaaggctgatcgctgaagaattgatgcttttgaattatggtgctggagaagactcttgagagtcccatggactgcaagaagatcaaacctctccattctgaaggaaatcagccctgagtgctcactggaaggacagatcctgaagctgaggctccaatgctttggccacctcatgagaagagaagactccctggaaaagaccctgatgtcggaACAgatgggagggcacaaggagaaggggatgacagaggacgagatggttggatagtgttctcgaagctaccagcatgagtttgaccaaactgcgggaggcagtggaagacaggagtgcctggcgtgctctggtccatggggtcacgaagagtcggacacgactaaacaacaacaagagcatgatgctgatactgccaagcttgcaggtttgatcctggactagatgatcctcagggtcccttccaactctctgattctataaATCCTGCCTGCACCAACTGCTGACGCCTATTGGCTATGCATGCATAAGGCGGCACCGAGGAAGCAGCAGCCGAGGGGAGATGCAGAGCACAGCCcgaccggggaagggagggtacCAGGAACAGCCGGAGGATGAATGGAACAGCGGTACCATTTCCTTCACGAGATGGGGGAGTGGCGAAGGAATGCATCCTCCTCCCCTCAAATGACGGAGTCAGATGGTTCCGCCGAGGCCGCACAAGCAACCGCTTCCAAGCGCGGAGCTAAGGCGGCTTGAGCGTCAAAGTCAGTCGGCGGCGAAAGGGGCTCCTCCCGCCGCTGAAGGGTTGGACCAACTGGCTTCTTTCCGATCAAGCCGTGAGTATTTCCCCCCTCCGTTTCAAATGGTACTGCCTGTATCAAGCGTAGAGCGGATAAGGTCAGAGCGAACCACTGCGcacaagagggggggaaatcgGGCAAACTCGCTTTCCCCTTCGCCTGAGGAAACCTAATTCCAGCTCGTCggtaagagtgctttaaaagaCAAGCAGGAACCTTGAGTTATTACATAACCTTGGGGGAGGTTCTGTGGGCAAACCGCTTTGCCTCCCCCCATTGTGCTTATTGGTATTTCCCACTCGCTTTGAGGGGGCATCTTTCTATCTTGAGGATTGTACCACTATGCGCTACACGGAGGGGGAAGCAGTGGACAGAGCTATTGTATCAAAAGGGGAGCCTGCAGGAAAATTAGTCTTCTGTCCTGCTTCCTAGGTATTTCCCTCACCACCACTCccacaaaatataattttacCATCACGCTGCCTAATACTGTCTGCTTTGAAGCGGGAGGATCCCGAACAAGAAAGACCAATGGCATAAGACCAATCCCCCTTTTTTTGAGAAACGGGACTGTCGAGTCATAGTTGAAGCCGATGAGAAAGGACTGAACCACTCACGCCGACGGGAGGGTCAGAGAGAAAGGTTTGCAGGCGTGCAATCAGCCTTCCTGGACTGGGTGCTGTGTGCACAGTCCCCTCCCTTCCCTGGCTAGGTAGTGCAGTCCCCTGTGCagggcaggtggggtggggacaagggTGGGGGGCTTTCATTGTGTGAGGTCTCATTCTTGCTCTCGCCTTCCCAGGAGCCACAAGGGACCATGAGTGACGGCGACAAGAACCCAGCCAGCACCCCGACCCCAGTCACTGATGTGCAAGGGGATGGGCGATGGATGTCCCTGGTGAGAGGCCCAGCTGGCTCTGTGGCCCATTGGGAGGGCGGCGGGCTGTAGAGAACAAAGCAAGGAGgaggggggttgtggggggggagagagaatagttTTCCACCTTGGGAGGGTGCAGTTGCATTTTCCAGGGTTTGCTTTTGCATGTCTCCAAATGGTGGCAATCACAGTTATCAGCTTCGAAAAGCTTGCAAAAGATTTGTATTTTTAGGTTGAAACGCATGCACCCTCCCGCAAAATAAAGCAGGTTCAcgtgcagcattttaaaaaacaaagcaaaggtgAAAAGGAGAGGGAACATCCTTATGAATGAACCACCTGTGAAACAGACAAAGGACCTGAAGTAGACTCCTGCCTCTCACCTGCCCCATTGGGCTCTTTGAGTCGCCTTATTAGTTTTCATTGTCTCTGATCTCTTTGGTCACTCAGTGCCCTTCCTTTGCAGTTTTCATTTAGTATTTGTGACCCACTTTTTCTCCCAAAGTGGAAAACAACAAGGGAAACCCCAAATGACTTATAGTGGAGGCGATAGTGCATGGTGATCCTTGGGCAGTGTACAGTTGCTTGTGTGCTCATTTTTTGTGTGCTAGGCCAGAATTGCCAATGTGCTAATCCTGAGAAGGATGCAGAACGGAGCCCCATCCCTGCAAAGGGTGCTGTCCTGGTGCTGAGCGACCATCAACATGGGACCTATTTTTAATGTTTCAGAAGTGTAGACCGTGTCAAGTCTATTGCAGAAAAACCAACAGAGCACCTTAAATATTAACACTTTTATTGTTGGAGATGCTTTGGCAGGCTAGGGCCAGGGCCTGCTTTTAATATTTCAGCCTTGTATGTGCCctccttttctcttctttcttcataatctcggtagtggcacccgccctgtggaacaccctcccaccagatgtcaaagagaaaaacaactaccagacttttagaagacatctgaaggcagccctgtttagggaagcttttaatgtttaataggttattgtattttagtgttctgttggaagctgcccagagtggctggggaaacccagccagatgggcggggtataaatttatcattattattattattattattattattattattattattacaaaagaaaATGGTGCTGGTATCACCAATGTGGCTCACCTGAAGCTGCAAAGGGAGGTGGGACCCACTCTCATGTACCCGCTAATTGAAGGCCAATAATGGAGTGTTGAGTTTGCATGGGGCACATTTATGCCCCCTGGGAAGGTTCCATTTCTAAGCCTAATTTCTCACCTTTGGCCTGGCTACCACCTCACACATTACAATGTGGAAGGTGCTTTATGAATACCCGTCAGGGTGGACAATAACAGGGAAGTTTTTTCCCATTTCTATGTCTTGGCATGTAAATACATGGCAGTTTTTGGTGTGGTAAGTGAACGGGAAATGGTTGGCGGTAACAGTGCACAAAAGCTGTGTACGCAGTATAACTTTAAGGTACATTCCAAGCACATTTTCCCTCCTGAAAGAACTCTGAGCACTttttgtttgttaagggttgctgggaattgtaacactGTGAGGGGTAACctacattgcccagaattctctgagggggaGGAATGTGCTTCTAATGTGATTTGAAGAATTGGTGTGTGCGCAGCCTTAACGCTGCAGGGATTAAGGCGGCACTCCTGTGCGGAGTTAGGCATATTTTAAGACTATAGTGAGTGTCACCTGCATCTCATTTTGAAACTGGTCTGCATGCCTGGGTTGCTTCCTCACTCCACCTAATGACATTCCTTTTTTTAGCTTTGTCTCTTGAAATTTGCCCTCTTTCTCCCCAAAAAACAGCACCATCGCTTTATTGCTGATAGCAAAGACAAGGAACCAGAGGTTGTCTTCATTGGAGATTCTTTGGTGCAGCTGCTGCACCAGTTCGAGGTAAGGTGGCTCAGAAAGAAACTTGTTAAGGGGCGAGATGGGTAAGTGGAATTCTCTTTTAATAGTCTGACAGCCAAttcgcttcctcctccccccagaTCTGGAGAGAGCTTTTCTCCCCTCTACACGCTCTCAACTTTGGCATTGGGGGCGATGCCACCCAGCATGTGCTCTGGCGCCTGCAGAATGGGGAGTTGCAGCACATCCGACCAAAGGTAATCTTTATGAAATAGTCCTATGccgactcagaccattggtccatccagcctgGAACTGACTGATTGCCATTTCCCAAGATCTCAGAGGCATTGATCAGCAAGATCCTTTAAAAACTGGATTGAGGACTCTGCCCGTGATCCTAAAGCTTTCCCCAAGAGATGTCTCCTTACGGGAAGCATCTGAGGAGATTGGGTAGTGGTGGTACGGGAACATAGAGCAGGATGAGGAAGTAATTGCTGATGTTTAAGGAGAGTTAGGTTTGTGTCTTTTCTTCACCAAGAAAACCAGCAGGAAATCATACAGATTTTCATATTTTCTGCATAATATATTCTGCCtctaggagtgtgtgtgtgtgtgtgtgtgtatatatatatatatatatatatatatatatatatatgtactttGGCATTTTTTCGAAAGGACGTATCCAAAAACTCACAAGGGAGGACTGAAAGAAGAGATAGAGATAAATCAACAGTAGCCCTTCTTGCATAATCTCTATGCAAAAAATATTTAACTCGGTTTCTGTGACGCATGCATCATATGCCTATGTCTCTTTATTTTGCTTAATTCTGCTTTCACTAGTTAATCAGcccttgggaagaagaagaaagcactgGAAATACTGTTCAGACTACTACTCCCGATTTGCTGAGATTATCTGTACCTCGTAAAGCATATACTATAGCTGCTAGGCCTAAGGACTTGAAACAAGCTTTTAAAACATCAGCTAGGGGCTTCCATCCTTGCTCACCCATCCCACCCCAATGCTAACCCCCTTTGCAACttgacccccccaaaaacccacccCTTCACAGCTCGCCCCAATTGCCCCATCCCCATACTGTTTGTTGCTGCCACCACTGGTTAGGGGGGAGACTCCTCCCCCAGCCTTTGTCCACCTTTGCTGAGAAAAGAGAGCCCAATTGTGGCTTTAAAagcaggatggggaacctgtggttgatgggagttgtagtacagcaacattcCATCCCTGCAGGGAGGAATCTTCAGCTACAGGAGAACACGATTGTTCTAACGATGCGGGTGGCCTTCTTTAGGCCAGGACAGCAACCTCGCCTTTCCCCAAGAGAAACtgatccaccccccaccccgctcttTTTACCCGTAGATCGTGGTCGTCTGGGTGGGCACCAATAACCACGGCCACACTGCCGAGCAGGTGGCTGGCGGCATAGAAGCCATTGTGCGGGTCATCCATCAGCAGCAACCGCAGGCCCGCGTGGTGGTGTTGGTGAGTGTCGAGGGTGTCCGGCTTGACTGCTCTGCTGGGAGGGATGAAGGTTTAaggcagctgctgttggactacaactcccatcatccccagctagcaggactggtggtcagggatgatgggatctgtagtccaaaaaaccccccaagtTCGGGAAATCCTGGCGTAAGGTCTGCACTGCTTTCTAATCGGCTCGCGTCTTCTCCGACGCAGGGCTTGCTGCCGCGGGGCAAGAACCCCAACCCCTTGCGGGAGAAGAACAGCAGAGTGAACGATTTGCTCGAGGCAAAGGTTCCGCTGCTGCCCAACGCCTCCTTCCTCAACGTCGACCCGGGCTTTGTGCATTCGGACGGGACCATAAGCCACCACGACATGTACGACTACCTCCACCTGACCCGCAACGGCTACGCCAGACTCTGCCCCGGCCTCCACCGGCTGCTGCTTTGCCTGCTGGGAGAATGCCACGCTCAAAGCCCTTGACCAAATGCTGTCGCCTGTGGCCAAGATGGAGCCACGCTGTGGCCTGGGTGGCTGCAAAGGGACATCTCCCCAGAAGTTAGAATGCTGTCTCTCCCACCACCTCTCCTCCGGTCTTCAAGTGGGTAGGCAATAAatacagcttccctcccaagctgtTACGTCTTCATCTACCTAGTATTCAGCACTGAATGCTGATTTCTCTCCCCCAAATCCCTTTCAGCATGTTAGTTCTGTAGA encodes the following:
- the PAFAH1B3 gene encoding platelet-activating factor acetylhydrolase IB subunit alpha1, which produces MSDGDKNPASTPTPVTDVQGDGRWMSLHHRFIADSKDKEPEVVFIGDSLVQLLHQFEIWRELFSPLHALNFGIGGDATQHVLWRLQNGELQHIRPKIVVVWVGTNNHGHTAEQVAGGIEAIVRVIHQQQPQARVVVLGLLPRGKNPNPLREKNSRVNDLLEAKVPLLPNASFLNVDPGFVHSDGTISHHDMYDYLHLTRNGYARLCPGLHRLLLCLLGECHAQSP